One Ignavibacteria bacterium DNA segment encodes these proteins:
- a CDS encoding DUF1844 domain-containing protein produces the protein MEKNKSSELFVALVYSLQMQAMMNLGKIKNPMTDKVEKNLEGAEVSIDMIDMLLHKSKEGFTDEEKKVLETVVSDLRLNYVDEKSKKDSDTTENKENKG, from the coding sequence ATGGAAAAAAATAAATCATCAGAACTATTCGTAGCACTTGTTTATTCATTGCAGATGCAGGCAATGATGAACCTTGGGAAAATAAAGAATCCGATGACGGATAAAGTTGAAAAAAATTTGGAAGGCGCAGAAGTGTCAATAGACATGATAGACATGCTACTACATAAATCAAAAGAAGGATTTACAGATGAGGAGAAGAAGGTATTAGAGACTGTAGTATCCGACCTAAGGTTAAACTACGTTGACGAGAAAAGCAAAAAGGACAGCGACACCACTGAGAACAAGGAAAATAAGGGATAA
- a CDS encoding ABC transporter ATP-binding protein, whose amino-acid sequence MEAYPVIEFKNISKKFDNFFANDDVSFCIKPNTVHSIIGENGAGKTTLMKILFGIYKPDSGNVLLNGTKVSFKNPLDAIKSGIGMVHQHFELIDDFTALENVILGDEVSNYGFLNLDEARKNLFDLIVKYNLGVRLDKKISQVSISEKQKIEILKLLYRKSDILIFDEPTAVLSPVEVKEFFKIVRKFKDEGKSIILITHKLNEIKELADRVTVLRKGKVVYEVDRNDIDLTVLSKQIVGEIDSDHTVDKRTDSFSERPFLKFENVVYKKDDIELINELNFQVHGGEIYSICGVEGNGQSEIVELIVGIAHKSHGEIFLEYEAISLVPDDRIEKGMIKEFNIGENVILRNGRNFVITSNMIIESSKSIVEKYDIRVPSLTAPLDSLSGGNQQKVIFGREIELDCNTIVFVHPTRGVDINATAYLHKIILQQKNKGKAILIITSDLDEAFYLSDKIGVLYKGRIGNEFKRKDFEEGSIKRHEVLRNIGKAMIGVNIV is encoded by the coding sequence TTGGAAGCATATCCCGTTATAGAATTTAAGAACATAAGTAAGAAGTTTGACAATTTTTTTGCCAATGATGATGTATCCTTTTGTATAAAGCCGAACACAGTCCATTCTATAATCGGAGAAAATGGTGCAGGGAAAACAACCCTTATGAAAATTCTTTTCGGAATCTATAAGCCGGATTCCGGAAATGTTCTTCTAAACGGTACCAAAGTATCATTCAAAAATCCCCTTGATGCAATAAAAAGTGGTATCGGTATGGTGCATCAGCATTTTGAGCTTATTGATGATTTTACAGCTTTGGAGAATGTAATTCTTGGTGACGAAGTCTCAAATTATGGATTTCTTAACCTTGATGAAGCAAGAAAAAATCTTTTTGACCTGATTGTAAAATACAATCTTGGTGTCAGACTCGATAAAAAGATAAGCCAAGTAAGCATAAGTGAAAAGCAAAAAATTGAAATTCTAAAACTTCTTTATAGAAAATCAGATATTCTGATTTTTGATGAACCTACTGCAGTATTGTCTCCCGTTGAAGTTAAAGAGTTTTTCAAAATTGTTCGTAAATTTAAAGATGAAGGTAAGTCAATTATTCTTATTACTCATAAGTTAAACGAAATTAAGGAGCTTGCTGACAGGGTAACAGTTCTTCGGAAAGGAAAAGTTGTTTATGAGGTCGATAGAAACGATATTGACCTTACTGTTTTAAGTAAACAAATTGTTGGTGAAATTGATTCTGACCATACTGTTGATAAAAGAACTGATAGTTTTAGTGAAAGACCATTCTTGAAATTTGAGAATGTTGTTTATAAAAAGGATGATATTGAATTAATTAATGAACTCAATTTTCAGGTACATGGAGGTGAGATATATTCCATATGCGGCGTTGAGGGAAACGGACAAAGCGAGATAGTAGAATTAATAGTTGGGATTGCTCACAAATCTCATGGCGAAATATTTTTAGAATATGAAGCGATATCACTCGTCCCCGATGACAGAATTGAAAAGGGAATGATTAAGGAGTTTAATATTGGTGAAAATGTTATTCTTAGGAATGGGAGAAATTTTGTCATAACCTCGAATATGATAATCGAGTCTTCAAAATCAATAGTTGAAAAATACGATATAAGGGTACCGTCATTAACCGCACCTCTCGATTCTTTATCAGGTGGTAATCAGCAGAAAGTAATTTTTGGGAGAGAGATTGAACTTGACTGCAATACAATTGTTTTCGTTCATCCAACTCGCGGAGTGGATATTAATGCTACAGCATATTTACATAAGATTATTCTCCAGCAGAAAAATAAAGGAAAAGCTATACTCATCATAACATCTGACCTTGATGAAGCATTTTATCTTTCTGATAAAATTGGTGTACTGTACAAAGGCAGGATAGGGAATGAATTTAAAAGAAAGGATTTTGAAGAAGGCAGTATAAAACGTCACGAGGTCCTGAGGAACATAGGTAAAGCAATGATAGGAGTCAACATTGTCTAA
- a CDS encoding NAD(+)/NADH kinase: MTFGIIGNKNKAGIEKVIISLIKYFRRKNISYFLHDDFKQIIKSKEISSKFLRISMLINRSDIIVSIGGDGTFLNSTRMIKHTDKPVVGINLGTLGFMSDIMPTEIEKFFSEVIKNKYKIIKLHLAKCTVNGKYEFDALNEIVIDKADTIKMVELGIFYNKEFVGRFFADGVLISTPTGSTGYSLSAGGPIITPFSKVFIITPICPHSLNFRPVIVPDSGRITVKSYNDVKVRITPDGYKGLIKEAPLEIIIEKSEHSIESVKKHNWSFFNTLYEKLLWGEDIRKGKR; the protein is encoded by the coding sequence ATGACATTCGGGATAATAGGGAATAAGAATAAAGCCGGGATTGAAAAAGTAATTATATCATTAATAAAATATTTTAGGCGCAAGAATATTTCCTATTTTCTTCATGATGATTTTAAGCAAATAATAAAATCGAAAGAAATAAGTAGTAAGTTTCTGAGAATAAGTATGCTTATAAATAGATCTGACATTATAGTTTCAATAGGCGGCGACGGTACATTCCTAAATTCTACAAGAATGATAAAACACACTGATAAACCAGTTGTTGGAATTAACTTAGGAACGCTTGGATTCATGTCGGATATAATGCCAACAGAGATTGAAAAATTCTTTAGTGAAGTTATAAAAAATAAGTATAAAATAATAAAACTACATCTCGCTAAGTGTACAGTGAACGGCAAGTATGAATTTGATGCATTAAATGAAATTGTTATAGACAAAGCAGATACGATAAAAATGGTTGAACTTGGTATATTTTATAACAAGGAATTTGTCGGAAGATTCTTTGCAGATGGAGTACTCATTTCAACACCGACGGGTTCGACAGGATATTCACTATCGGCAGGAGGACCTATTATAACACCATTCAGCAAAGTATTTATAATAACGCCGATATGTCCTCATTCACTTAATTTCAGACCAGTAATAGTACCCGATTCAGGAAGAATAACGGTGAAATCATACAACGATGTAAAAGTAAGAATTACACCGGATGGTTATAAAGGACTCATAAAAGAAGCTCCTCTTGAGATAATTATAGAAAAATCAGAACACTCAATTGAAAGCGTAAAAAAACATAATTGGTCATTTTTTAATACGCTCTATGAAAAACTACTATGGGGAGAGGATATAAGGAAAGGCAAGAGATAG
- a CDS encoding ABC transporter permease has translation MIEGILSITFMMQVLRMFTPYYLGASAANFSERGGVINIAIEGFMIISAFSYASITIFTGNPYSGLFGSVAVGILFSLLYSFFTIKLKINQIVIGVGFNLLMAGIAKFLMLMFFQSSSNTPSFTQVPVLPFLSSIPLVGDLTGDSIIIFALILVVLSQILIYKTKFGLRLRSVGENPEAAETLGIKVRIYKMWGTIICGFLASLGGIWLASNQNSFSDGMIAGRGYIAIAAMIIGKWKPVNIFFACLMFAFFESLEIVLQISGSGIPSQLIQMLPYLITILVLIGFVGKTKPPAADGVPY, from the coding sequence ATGATTGAAGGCATATTATCAATAACATTTATGATGCAGGTCCTGAGGATGTTCACTCCTTACTATCTCGGTGCCAGCGCCGCTAATTTTTCGGAACGAGGCGGTGTAATTAATATTGCTATTGAAGGATTCATGATAATATCAGCTTTCTCATATGCTTCAATTACCATTTTTACAGGAAATCCATACTCTGGTCTTTTTGGTTCTGTTGCGGTAGGGATTCTATTTAGCCTATTATATTCTTTTTTCACAATAAAGCTTAAAATTAATCAGATTGTTATCGGTGTAGGATTTAATCTGCTTATGGCAGGTATTGCAAAATTTTTAATGTTGATGTTCTTTCAGAGCTCAAGCAACACTCCGTCTTTCACTCAGGTACCGGTACTTCCATTCCTGAGCTCAATACCTTTGGTAGGCGATCTGACGGGTGACTCAATAATAATATTTGCATTGATACTTGTCGTATTATCTCAAATTTTGATATATAAAACTAAATTTGGTTTGAGATTGAGATCTGTCGGAGAGAATCCCGAAGCCGCTGAAACTCTCGGTATTAAAGTAAGAATATATAAAATGTGGGGTACTATTATTTGCGGATTTCTTGCTTCACTCGGTGGTATTTGGCTTGCATCAAACCAAAACTCTTTCAGCGATGGTATGATTGCGGGTAGGGGTTATATTGCTATCGCAGCAATGATTATCGGTAAATGGAAGCCTGTAAATATTTTCTTTGCCTGTCTTATGTTTGCCTTCTTCGAAAGTCTTGAAATAGTCCTGCAGATATCGGGTTCAGGTATTCCTTCACAGCTGATTCAGATGCTTCCTTATTTGATTACAATTCTTGTCCTTATAGGATTTGTCGGCAAAACTAAACCTCCTGCTGCTGACGGTGTTCCTTATTGA
- a CDS encoding ABC transporter permease, with product METMFTEVFGTGYGIGQALFKATPLIIVGCGLAFCFQASLFNIGAEGQLNLGVFGMSIVAYVFDDSLGLLVVPVAIICGFLLSAFWGLIPAYVKIKRGVSEVITTIMLNFISLALINYLLIEFLAVKSTVRTEKILDYVSIPQLSNYFEIFQGSSVNLTFIFAIILALVTHLIFYKTRFGYKLRAVGLNPKASKYLGINSDRMTVISFMIGAGITSLVGLNFVFGYKSYYEYGFSNNIGFTAIAVTLLAKNNPIGIIFTSLLFGVMDYGGLAVNTIVPKEIMLVFQALVILSILSFDRLVKIYYLKES from the coding sequence ATGGAAACAATGTTCACTGAAGTATTTGGTACGGGATATGGAATTGGACAGGCATTGTTTAAAGCGACCCCGCTTATAATCGTCGGCTGCGGATTAGCTTTCTGTTTCCAGGCTTCATTATTTAATATTGGTGCCGAAGGTCAGTTAAATCTCGGTGTTTTTGGAATGAGCATAGTAGCCTATGTCTTCGATGATTCGCTCGGCTTGCTTGTGGTTCCTGTTGCAATAATTTGTGGTTTTCTTCTCTCCGCATTCTGGGGTCTCATTCCCGCTTATGTAAAAATTAAACGGGGTGTGAGTGAAGTAATAACTACTATTATGCTAAACTTTATTTCACTGGCTTTAATTAATTATCTTCTTATAGAATTTCTTGCTGTTAAGTCAACTGTCAGAACTGAAAAGATTCTCGATTACGTAAGCATACCGCAATTGTCAAACTATTTTGAAATTTTTCAGGGCTCTTCTGTTAATCTTACTTTCATATTTGCTATCATTCTTGCCTTAGTAACGCATTTAATTTTTTATAAAACAAGATTTGGTTACAAACTTCGTGCTGTTGGTCTTAATCCAAAAGCCTCAAAATACCTTGGGATTAATTCCGATAGAATGACTGTAATCAGTTTTATGATTGGAGCTGGAATTACTTCTCTTGTAGGTCTGAATTTTGTTTTCGGTTATAAGAGCTACTATGAATATGGTTTTTCTAACAATATTGGCTTTACAGCTATCGCCGTTACTCTTCTTGCGAAAAATAATCCAATAGGAATAATATTTACTTCTTTGCTTTTTGGAGTTATGGACTATGGTGGCTTGGCAGTTAATACTATCGTTCCCAAAGAAATTATGCTCGTTTTTCAGGCACTCGTGATTTTATCAATACTTTCTTTTGATAGGCTTGTTAAAATTTATTATCTTAAAGAGTCATAA